The Flavobacteriales bacterium genome includes a region encoding these proteins:
- a CDS encoding type IIA DNA topoisomerase subunit B — MAQQINYDDSSIRSLDWREHIRIRPGMYIGKLGNGSAADDGIYVLLKEIIDNSIDEFVMGNGNKIEIDIDQRHVRVRDYGRGIPLGKVIDCVSKINTGGKYDSKAFQKSVGLNGVGTKAVNALATHFKVQSFRDGMSKLAEFETGNLVSEQDLKTEEPNGTLIEFVADDTIFKNYKYIHDFVENQVWNYVYLNAGLNIWFNKKRYYSKNGLLDLLERKSNEEQLRYPIIHLKGEDIEIAFTHDSHYGEDYYSFVNGQHTTQGGTHLNAFKESIVKTLRDYYKKQFEPSDIRASIVSAISIRVQEPVFESQTKTKLGSTDMGPDGPSIKAYINDFIKTSLDNYLHRNTNVADLLLKRIQQSERERKDMAGVRKIAKERAKKANLHNKKLRDCRLHLNEDKAEEVLDSTLFITEGDSASGSITKSRNVNTQAVFSLRGKPLNCYGLNKKVVYENEEFNLLQHALNIEEGIENLRYNNIVIATDADVDGMHIRLLMLTFFLQFFPDLVRGGHVYILETPLFRVRNKQETIYCYTDQERINAINKLKNPEITRFKGLGEISPDEFGNFIGENIRLEPIILNEETPIPKLLEYYMGKNTPERQEFIIENLKVELDKSEEKELEELVA, encoded by the coding sequence ATGGCTCAGCAAATAAATTACGATGACAGCAGTATTCGGTCGCTCGATTGGCGAGAACATATCCGTATAAGACCCGGAATGTATATTGGCAAGCTCGGCAACGGCTCGGCTGCCGATGACGGAATTTATGTGCTGCTTAAAGAAATTATTGACAACTCCATTGATGAGTTTGTGATGGGAAATGGCAATAAAATAGAAATTGACATTGACCAACGCCATGTGCGAGTGCGAGATTATGGCCGTGGTATTCCGTTGGGAAAAGTTATTGATTGCGTTTCGAAAATTAATACAGGCGGTAAATACGATTCAAAAGCATTTCAAAAATCGGTAGGATTAAACGGTGTGGGAACAAAGGCCGTAAATGCCTTGGCCACTCATTTTAAAGTGCAATCGTTTAGAGACGGCATGTCTAAGCTTGCCGAGTTTGAAACCGGAAATTTGGTAAGCGAACAAGACCTAAAAACGGAAGAACCCAACGGGACACTCATTGAATTTGTGGCCGACGATACTATTTTTAAAAATTACAAATACATCCATGATTTTGTCGAAAATCAAGTGTGGAATTATGTGTATTTGAATGCCGGACTTAACATTTGGTTCAACAAAAAAAGGTATTACTCCAAAAATGGTTTGCTGGATTTGTTGGAAAGAAAATCGAACGAGGAGCAACTTCGCTACCCAATCATTCATTTGAAAGGCGAAGACATTGAAATTGCCTTTACGCACGACAGTCATTACGGCGAAGATTACTACAGCTTTGTAAACGGGCAACACACCACCCAGGGCGGAACACACCTTAATGCGTTTAAAGAAAGTATTGTAAAAACGCTTCGTGATTATTACAAAAAACAATTTGAACCTAGTGATATTCGGGCTTCTATTGTTTCTGCCATCAGCATACGAGTGCAAGAACCTGTGTTTGAATCTCAAACAAAAACTAAATTGGGCAGCACCGACATGGGGCCGGATGGACCGAGCATAAAGGCATACATTAATGATTTTATTAAAACCTCGCTCGACAACTATTTGCACCGAAATACCAATGTGGCAGATTTGCTATTAAAACGAATTCAACAGTCGGAACGCGAGCGAAAAGACATGGCAGGTGTTCGAAAAATTGCCAAAGAAAGAGCCAAAAAGGCCAATTTACACAACAAAAAATTGCGTGATTGTAGGCTGCATCTCAACGAAGACAAAGCAGAAGAAGTGCTTGATTCTACCCTGTTCATAACTGAGGGCGACTCGGCCAGCGGGTCTATAACCAAAAGCAGAAACGTAAACACACAGGCCGTGTTTAGCTTGCGTGGAAAACCCTTAAACTGCTACGGTTTAAACAAAAAAGTGGTGTATGAAAACGAGGAGTTTAACCTACTTCAGCACGCTTTAAACATTGAAGAAGGCATAGAAAACCTGCGGTATAACAACATTGTGATTGCCACCGATGCCGATGTGGACGGAATGCACATTCGACTGCTTATGCTTACCTTCTTTTTGCAGTTTTTCCCGGATTTGGTGCGAGGCGGACACGTGTATATTCTTGAAACCCCCCTTTTTAGGGTGAGGAATAAACAGGAGACCATCTATTGCTATACAGATCAAGAACGAATAAATGCAATTAATAAATTAAAAAATCCGGAAATAACTAGATTTAAAGGTTTGGGAGAAATAAGCCCAGACGAATTTGGCAACTTTATTGGTGAAAATATTCGTTTGGAACCCATTATTTTGAATGAAGAAACACCGATTCCAAAGTTGTTGGAATATTATATGGGCAAAAACACGCCTGAACGTCAAGAGTTTATCATCGAAAACCTGAAGGTAGAGTTGGATAAATCAGAGGAAAAAGAGTTAGAGGAGCTGGTGGCCTAA
- the htpG gene encoding molecular chaperone HtpG yields MQKGKVSVNTENIFPIIKKFLYTDHEIFLRELISNAVDATNKLKVLASKGEKTGQTDDLKITVSLDEKKKTLTISDQGIGMTAEEIDKYINQIAFSGAEEFVEKFKDDKESANIIGHFGLGFYSSFMVADKVEIVSKSYQEGSEAAHWICEGTTDFSITKGKRKKRGTDIILHINEENADFLQSYKVNGLLTKYCKFLPIEIEFDKKVINNTTPLWKKNPADLTDEDYIKFYEELYPFAEKPLFWIHLNVDYPFNLTGILYFPKIKKEIEPHKNKIQLYCNQVFVTDNVEDIVPEYLMLMHGVIDSPDIPLNVSRSALQADGNVKKITGHISKKVADKLAELYKNDPTDFEAKWSSINLFVKYGMLSDEKFYDRTRKICLMKDVDGKHTVLDTYLEEIKPNQTDKDGNTIALYTNDYEAQYSYVQKAQDKGYNVLLMDEIIDNHFVSNIEHKLEKVQLKRVDADTIDKLIDKDEKSESVLSDSEVNSLKEAFENNINKEKFEIKTVVLSPNDEFLTITRSEWERRMSEMGGMGGMAMFGSLPERYAVSVNTNHSLAKKVLETTDADAQKILMNNALDLAKLAQNLLKGKELSDFIKRQEASL; encoded by the coding sequence ATGCAAAAAGGAAAAGTATCAGTAAACACCGAGAACATCTTCCCGATAATTAAAAAGTTTCTCTATACCGACCACGAAATATTTTTAAGAGAGTTGATTTCGAATGCGGTGGACGCTACCAACAAGTTAAAAGTATTGGCCAGCAAAGGTGAAAAAACGGGTCAAACAGATGATTTGAAAATAACCGTAAGTCTTGACGAAAAGAAAAAGACCTTGACTATTAGCGACCAAGGAATTGGTATGACTGCCGAAGAAATAGATAAGTACATCAATCAAATTGCTTTCAGTGGGGCGGAAGAATTTGTCGAAAAATTTAAAGACGACAAAGAGTCAGCCAATATCATTGGTCATTTTGGATTGGGCTTCTACTCATCGTTTATGGTGGCCGACAAGGTAGAAATAGTGAGCAAAAGTTATCAGGAAGGTAGCGAAGCCGCTCATTGGATTTGTGAAGGCACCACGGATTTTAGCATAACAAAAGGCAAACGTAAAAAGCGTGGAACCGATATTATTCTTCATATCAATGAGGAAAATGCTGACTTTTTGCAGAGTTACAAAGTGAACGGATTGTTGACTAAATACTGCAAATTTTTGCCCATCGAAATTGAGTTTGACAAAAAGGTTATAAATAACACCACGCCGCTTTGGAAGAAAAATCCGGCAGATTTGACCGATGAAGATTACATCAAATTTTACGAAGAGCTGTATCCATTTGCCGAAAAACCCCTCTTTTGGATTCACTTAAACGTTGATTACCCATTCAATTTAACCGGAATATTGTATTTCCCGAAAATTAAAAAGGAAATTGAACCGCACAAAAACAAAATTCAACTATACTGCAATCAAGTGTTTGTAACCGACAATGTAGAAGACATTGTGCCTGAATATTTGATGTTGATGCACGGTGTAATTGACAGCCCCGACATACCATTAAACGTTAGCCGAAGTGCATTACAGGCCGATGGAAACGTTAAAAAAATAACAGGTCACATAAGCAAAAAAGTGGCCGACAAGTTGGCGGAATTATATAAAAACGACCCAACCGATTTTGAAGCCAAGTGGAGCAGCATCAACCTATTTGTGAAATATGGCATGCTCAGTGACGAAAAGTTCTATGACCGCACCCGAAAAATATGCCTGATGAAAGATGTGGATGGCAAGCACACGGTTTTGGATACCTATTTGGAGGAAATAAAACCCAACCAAACCGACAAGGATGGCAACACCATTGCACTTTATACCAACGATTACGAAGCTCAATACAGCTATGTGCAAAAGGCACAAGACAAAGGCTACAATGTGCTATTGATGGACGAAATTATTGACAATCATTTTGTTAGCAATATTGAGCATAAACTGGAAAAGGTGCAGCTAAAAAGGGTAGATGCCGACACCATCGACAAATTGATTGACAAAGACGAAAAGTCGGAATCTGTGTTGAGCGACAGCGAAGTAAACAGCTTAAAAGAAGCGTTTGAAAACAACATCAATAAGGAAAAATTTGAGATAAAAACGGTGGTTCTTTCTCCGAACGATGAGTTTTTAACCATTACCCGCAGCGAGTGGGAGCGGAGAATGAGCGAAATGGGTGGCATGGGCGGCATGGCCATGTTTGGCAGCCTACCCGAACGATATGCGGTAAGTGTAAACACCAACCACAGTTTGGCCAAAAAGGTGTTGGAAACAACAGATGCTGATGCACAAAAGATACTGATGAACAACGCCCTGGATTTAGCTAAATTGGCTCAAAACTTGTTGAAAGGCAAAGAGTTGAGCGATTTCATAAAACGACAAGAGGCGAGTTTATAA
- a CDS encoding TerC/Alx family metal homeostasis membrane protein, translated as MTHIPLLVVASGEMIFFSVFIVFILFVLMLDLGIFSKENKIVTFKESLLWTLAWVLCALGFFMLLKTHGNWVHGYSTMGQLEHLIEKYEHKIDISGLDFDQATKSYNNNLSVEFITGYFIEYALSVDNIFVILLIFQAFAVRERYYKRVLFWGILGALVLRFVFIFSGAALIQRFHWVLYIFGAFLIYSGIKILIEKEKEEKIDEKNHPMVKFIGKIMPVFPRYIGHNFFLKKDKRTWATPLFIVLMVVEFSDLIFAIDSVPAIFVVTKDPYIVFFSNIFAIMGLRSMFFVLSNVMHLFRFLKYGLGVLLTFIGCKMLFHKFMVETLGIDNIKSLLIIGIILGTSIVLSLLIKEKTIPQPAD; from the coding sequence ATGACACACATTCCTCTTTTGGTAGTTGCCTCCGGCGAAATGATTTTCTTCTCCGTCTTTATTGTGTTTATACTTTTCGTGTTGATGCTCGACTTAGGCATTTTTTCGAAAGAAAATAAGATTGTAACCTTTAAAGAATCGTTGCTATGGACATTAGCTTGGGTGCTTTGTGCTTTAGGTTTTTTTATGCTGCTAAAAACTCATGGCAACTGGGTGCACGGATACAGTACAATGGGGCAATTAGAACATTTGATAGAAAAATATGAGCACAAAATTGATATATCTGGGCTTGATTTTGACCAAGCTACCAAATCATACAACAACAACCTTTCGGTAGAATTTATTACCGGATATTTTATCGAATATGCGTTGAGTGTCGATAACATTTTTGTGATTCTCCTCATTTTTCAGGCATTTGCCGTGCGAGAAAGATATTACAAACGCGTACTTTTTTGGGGCATTTTGGGTGCTCTTGTTTTGCGGTTTGTCTTTATTTTTTCGGGGGCAGCCCTTATTCAACGTTTTCATTGGGTGCTTTATATTTTTGGGGCATTTTTGATTTATAGTGGCATTAAAATTTTAATTGAAAAGGAGAAAGAGGAAAAAATAGATGAAAAAAACCATCCTATGGTCAAGTTCATTGGCAAGATAATGCCCGTTTTTCCTCGCTATATTGGTCACAATTTCTTTTTAAAGAAAGATAAACGTACATGGGCAACGCCATTGTTTATTGTTCTGATGGTGGTAGAATTTAGCGATCTGATTTTTGCCATTGACTCCGTGCCGGCCATTTTTGTGGTTACCAAAGACCCATACATTGTTTTTTTCAGCAACATATTTGCCATTATGGGTTTGCGGTCGATGTTTTTTGTGTTGTCTAATGTAATGCACCTTTTCCGTTTTCTTAAATACGGTTTGGGTGTTTTGCTAACGTTCATAGGCTGTAAAATGCTTTTTCACAAGTTTATGGTTGAAACATTGGGCATTGACAATATCAAATCGTTATTGATTATCGGCATTATCCTCGGAACAAGCATTGTGCTGAGTTTGCTTATAAAAGAGAAAACAATACCGCAACCCGCCGACTGA
- the secA gene encoding preprotein translocase subunit SecA gives MLGNLVKSISNIFGNKADRDLKVVEPFVDKINKYYAEYKSLTNDQIRSKTNEFIERINNHLKGIDQQIAELRSKINASEADAIEEKEEWYDEIDALEKERDEELEKVLMDILPEAFAVVKDTARRFTENDEVTATASQYDRDLAATRPHISIKGSDVVYQTKWLAAGAEVNWNMIHYDVQLIGGVALHQGKIAEMATGEGKTLVSTLPAYLNALGKRGVHIVTVNDYLARRDCEWNAPIFQFHGLKVDCIDYYSPHSKERKNAYLADITYGTNNEFGFDYLRDNMAHDTDDLVQHKHHYAMIDEVDSVLIDDARTPLIISGPIPKGDQHEFAALKPRIQRLVEAQKQYTSQALLEAKRLIEAGDDKNGGFKLFQAHRGLPKSKPLIKFLGEQGMNALMLKTENTFLQDNQKEMPKVDKDLFFTIDEKNNQVELTDKGIELITTSGEDPNFFIIPDVGGMIAELEKNELSSAEKQRKKDDLLRDFSIKSERIHSVNQLLKAYTLFEIDKEYIVQDNKVKIVDEQTGRVMDGRRYSDGLHQAIEAKENVKVEAATQTFATITLQNFFRMYHKLSGMTGTAETEAGEFWEIYKLDVMVIPTNKPIVRDDKDDLIYKTKREKYNAVMDEVLKLQEQGRPVLVGTTSVEVSETLSKMLNLRKIKHNVLNAKQHQREAEIVAEAGKSGAVTIATNMAGRGTDIKLTPEVLKAGGLAILGTERHESRRVDRQLRGRAGRQGDPGSSQFFVSMEDDLMRLFNSDRVVKVMDMMKYEDGEVLQHSMLTKAIERNQKKVEQNHFGMRKRLLEYDDVMNKQREAIYKRRKHALFGERLSVDINNAMFDTVEELINEHRDNRSFDDFKMDMLRHLAFEPEMDESQFYESRDVVDNIFGQVRKHYHEKNKSIREQAVPVFQNIKRERGENVKNVVVPFTDGRKSLQIVSSIDKTIESNGAHLIDSFERMTALAVIDEHWKEHLRELDDLKEATRNASYEQKDPLLIYKLESFNLFKSMVNELNSEMLSLLFRGTIESQDSSQVRQAQETHHRRGDEGMKTSRADDIGLSNKTPQQQPAQVQREISKPIKVENKIGRNDPCPCGSGKKYKKCHGTNV, from the coding sequence ATGTTAGGAAATCTCGTAAAAAGCATATCAAATATTTTTGGAAACAAAGCGGACAGAGACCTGAAGGTGGTTGAGCCATTTGTAGATAAAATTAATAAATACTATGCTGAATATAAGTCGCTTACAAACGATCAGATTCGTTCTAAAACAAATGAATTTATTGAACGAATAAATAATCACTTAAAAGGTATTGACCAACAAATTGCTGAACTTCGGTCAAAAATTAATGCTTCTGAAGCCGATGCCATCGAAGAAAAAGAAGAATGGTATGACGAGATTGACGCATTAGAAAAAGAACGCGACGAAGAACTGGAAAAAGTGTTGATGGATATTCTTCCGGAGGCATTTGCAGTTGTGAAAGATACAGCTCGCAGATTTACCGAAAATGACGAAGTGACGGCCACTGCCAGCCAGTATGACAGAGATTTGGCAGCAACACGTCCGCATATTTCCATAAAAGGTAGTGATGTGGTGTACCAAACAAAATGGTTGGCTGCCGGAGCAGAAGTAAACTGGAACATGATACACTACGATGTTCAGCTTATCGGCGGTGTGGCTCTGCATCAAGGAAAAATTGCCGAAATGGCCACAGGAGAAGGAAAAACATTGGTTTCCACCTTGCCGGCTTATCTGAATGCCCTCGGAAAACGGGGTGTACACATTGTTACGGTAAACGATTATCTTGCCCGACGCGACTGTGAGTGGAATGCTCCCATATTTCAATTTCACGGGTTGAAGGTAGATTGTATCGACTATTATTCGCCGCACTCAAAAGAAAGAAAAAATGCCTATTTGGCAGATATTACTTATGGAACCAATAACGAATTTGGTTTCGATTATTTGAGAGATAACATGGCTCACGACACCGATGATTTGGTGCAACACAAACATCATTATGCCATGATAGACGAGGTGGACTCCGTATTGATTGATGATGCTAGAACCCCACTTATTATTTCTGGGCCAATACCCAAAGGCGATCAACATGAATTTGCAGCATTAAAACCAAGAATACAACGACTTGTTGAAGCTCAAAAACAATATACCTCTCAGGCATTGCTTGAGGCCAAAAGATTGATAGAGGCTGGCGATGATAAGAATGGAGGATTCAAGCTCTTTCAGGCACATCGAGGATTGCCAAAAAGCAAACCGTTAATCAAATTTTTGGGAGAACAAGGCATGAATGCTCTTATGCTAAAAACGGAGAACACGTTTTTGCAGGATAACCAAAAAGAAATGCCAAAGGTTGACAAAGACCTATTCTTTACCATCGACGAAAAAAACAATCAGGTAGAGCTTACCGATAAAGGTATCGAGTTAATTACAACCTCTGGTGAAGACCCCAATTTTTTTATCATACCCGATGTGGGAGGTATGATAGCCGAATTAGAAAAAAATGAACTGTCATCGGCAGAAAAACAACGAAAGAAGGACGATTTACTTCGAGATTTCTCGATTAAATCTGAGCGTATTCATTCGGTAAATCAATTGCTAAAGGCTTATACCCTGTTTGAAATAGATAAAGAATACATTGTTCAGGATAACAAAGTAAAGATTGTTGATGAGCAAACGGGCAGGGTTATGGATGGCCGAAGATATAGCGATGGGTTGCATCAGGCCATAGAAGCCAAAGAAAACGTAAAAGTAGAAGCAGCTACTCAAACGTTTGCCACCATCACACTCCAAAACTTTTTTAGAATGTATCACAAACTTTCGGGTATGACCGGAACGGCAGAAACGGAAGCAGGAGAATTTTGGGAAATTTACAAATTGGATGTAATGGTAATTCCTACCAACAAACCAATAGTAAGAGACGATAAAGACGATTTAATTTATAAAACCAAACGCGAAAAATACAATGCAGTAATGGATGAAGTTCTAAAACTGCAAGAGCAAGGTCGTCCGGTTTTGGTGGGAACTACATCGGTAGAGGTTTCTGAAACATTGAGCAAAATGTTAAATCTTAGAAAGATAAAACACAATGTTTTGAACGCCAAACAACACCAACGTGAGGCCGAAATAGTGGCAGAAGCAGGCAAAAGTGGAGCGGTGACCATTGCCACCAACATGGCAGGTCGGGGTACTGATATTAAGCTAACCCCAGAAGTGTTAAAAGCCGGAGGTTTGGCTATTTTAGGAACTGAGCGGCATGAATCACGGAGGGTTGACCGTCAGTTAAGAGGTAGAGCCGGTAGGCAGGGAGATCCGGGTTCATCGCAATTTTTCGTTTCTATGGAAGACGATTTGATGCGACTTTTCAACTCAGACAGAGTGGTAAAGGTAATGGACATGATGAAGTATGAAGATGGAGAAGTGCTTCAACACAGCATGTTGACAAAAGCCATAGAGCGAAACCAGAAAAAAGTAGAACAGAACCATTTTGGCATGCGAAAACGACTGTTGGAGTATGACGACGTGATGAACAAACAACGGGAAGCTATCTATAAACGAAGAAAGCACGCTTTGTTTGGAGAAAGACTTTCGGTGGACATAAATAACGCCATGTTTGATACGGTTGAGGAGTTGATTAATGAGCATAGGGATAATAGGAGTTTTGATGATTTTAAAATGGATATGCTCAGACATTTGGCCTTTGAACCAGAAATGGACGAGAGTCAATTTTATGAATCTCGCGACGTAGTGGACAACATTTTTGGTCAGGTTAGAAAGCATTATCACGAAAAAAACAAATCCATCCGAGAACAGGCCGTTCCGGTGTTTCAAAACATTAAACGCGAGCGGGGAGAAAATGTAAAAAATGTGGTTGTACCGTTTACCGATGGCAGAAAAAGTTTGCAAATAGTTTCGAGTATTGACAAAACCATCGAAAGCAACGGAGCACATTTAATTGATTCTTTTGAGCGAATGACGGCTTTGGCCGTAATAGATGAGCATTGGAAAGAACATCTACGCGAGTTGGATGATTTGAAAGAAGCCACCCGAAATGCCTCATACGAGCAAAAAGACCCATTGTTGATTTACAAATTGGAATCATTCAATTTGTTTAAAAGTATGGTAAATGAGCTAAACAGCGAAATGCTCTCGCTATTGTTTAGGGGCACCATCGAGTCTCAAGATTCAAGCCAAGTGAGACAGGCTCAAGAAACCCACCATAGAAGAGGTGATGAAGGCATGAAAACAAGTAGGGCAGATGACATAGGTTTATCTAATAAAACTCCACAGCAACAACCAGCTCAGGTGCAGAGAGAAATTTCTAAACCCATTAAGGTGGAAAATAAAATTGGAAGAAACGACCCATGCCCATGCGGAAGTGGAAAAAAATACAAGAAGTGCCACGGCACAAACGTTTAA
- a CDS encoding SPOR domain-containing protein, producing MKKLLFISVLVSVAVFGYSQGKVEVIGGEPLDKLVNNKVASVDTNNLWGYRIQLYFSTSRTEATKMASKFKAQYPEMAVEVYQDYYQPNWRVRVGNYYRKIDAQKDMHRFAAEFGDVFLVRDVIQLPSLR from the coding sequence ATGAAAAAGTTGCTTTTTATTTCTGTTTTAGTTTCCGTTGCAGTATTTGGTTATAGCCAAGGAAAAGTGGAAGTGATAGGAGGCGAGCCTCTTGATAAATTGGTAAACAACAAAGTGGCTTCGGTGGACACCAACAATTTGTGGGGCTATCGCATTCAATTGTATTTCAGCACCAGCCGAACAGAGGCCACCAAAATGGCCAGTAAATTCAAAGCACAATATCCGGAAATGGCTGTGGAGGTATATCAAGATTACTACCAGCCCAACTGGAGGGTAAGAGTTGGTAATTATTACCGAAAAATAGATGCACAAAAAGATATGCACCGTTTTGCAGCCGAGTTTGGCGATGTTTTTTTAGTGAGAGACGTTATTCAGTTGCCCTCACTTAGGTAG
- a CDS encoding DUF4249 domain-containing protein, translated as MKNRIATSLYILTALFAGSCNSIEIPANELPDFEPKLSINSSIDNENIISLKIENTVNPFTTDVPAPYKDVDISLTGASSGTFPVSFDASCNCFVSNKAAKPGEVYTLQVKDKLGKYSTATATTYMPAKLLDKKVEFALNGGIDMEGKPSDLISVSWTDIAGSQYYIAHFLYYSEAADLFIPFDFALDDPSLAASETIKLDDGGYLFSDKLFNGQKKKISVVPPGGLVAGNSDILYLVQIRTVSNEYFKYYNTLNAYRENADLVASGSSENTVIVYNNIENGAGIFMGSTIDSDTIR; from the coding sequence ATGAAAAATAGAATAGCAACATCTTTGTATATATTAACTGCCCTGTTTGCCGGTTCATGCAACTCTATTGAAATACCCGCAAATGAATTGCCTGATTTTGAACCAAAATTATCAATAAATTCATCCATAGATAATGAGAATATTATTTCTTTAAAAATAGAGAATACGGTAAACCCCTTTACCACAGACGTTCCAGCACCCTATAAGGATGTAGATATTTCGCTCACCGGAGCTTCGAGTGGAACATTTCCGGTTAGTTTTGATGCATCGTGCAACTGTTTTGTTTCTAACAAAGCGGCCAAACCCGGAGAAGTTTACACACTGCAGGTTAAAGATAAATTAGGAAAATACTCTACTGCCACCGCAACCACCTACATGCCCGCAAAACTTCTTGACAAAAAAGTTGAATTTGCTTTGAATGGCGGCATAGATATGGAAGGCAAACCCAGTGACCTAATCTCGGTTAGCTGGACTGATATAGCCGGAAGCCAATATTACATTGCCCACTTTTTATATTATAGCGAAGCCGCCGACTTATTTATTCCTTTTGATTTTGCTTTAGATGACCCATCCTTGGCCGCATCAGAAACCATTAAATTGGATGATGGCGGGTATTTGTTTTCGGATAAATTATTCAACGGTCAAAAGAAAAAAATATCCGTAGTGCCTCCAGGAGGGTTGGTTGCAGGAAATTCGGACATTCTATATTTAGTGCAAATCAGAACGGTTTCTAACGAATATTTTAAGTATTACAACACGCTCAATGCCTATAGGGAGAATGCAGATCTCGTGGCTTCAGGCTCAAGCGAAAACACTGTTATTGTTTATAACAACATTGAAAATGGAGCAGGAATTTTTATGGGGTCAACCATAGACAGCGACACCATTCGCTGA